One Exiguobacterium sp. BMC-KP genomic window, AAATATGATGCAGTCGTTGCGACTTCACATAATTCACGTATCAATGAAAGAGAGCAGATCGAAGAATTTATTCGAATGAAAGTGGATGCAATCTTCGTTACCACACTTGACGATGTTTACATCGCTGAATCGTTGGAAAAAGCTGCTAAAGAAAACATCCCTGTTTTTGCTATCGATCGCTTGATTCATTCCGATGCAGTCGTCAGTTCGATTACTTCAAATAATCAATTGATCGGCGAACAACTCGCATCTTTCATCAAACATGAACGCATCAAACAAACAGGGCAGGCAACCGCCAACATCATTGAAGTCGCAGGTACGACAAACGTCAATACAACGAATGAACGGCACAGGGGATTCATGACGGGTCTTGAGCGGGAGCCGAATCTAAAAATCGTTGAATCAGTCAACGGGGATTACGATCCCGTCACTTCGGAACGGGTAATGACACAGGTCATTGAGTCAGGTATTTCGTTTGACGCTGTATATTGTCACAATGATGATATTGCACTCGGTGTTCTTGAAGCATTGAAAAAAGCAGGCATTAAAGGAAAAATAGTTGTCGGCATTGACGGGAATCGTGCTATATTAGAAGCTGTTGACATGAAATCGATGGATGCGACGGTCGTCCAGAGTGCTGATGAGATGATGAAAGTCGCCTTCAGTGCATTGAAGCTTCATACGAAAAACAAAAAGATTCCAACTCGTTTTTATACGTACTCCTATCTGTATGACGGTAGTAGACCCATAACCATGTTGAACTAATCGAGAGGCAGATGCCTCAGCAAATAAGGAAAGGACGGTGTCAATTCATGAATGGATTCAGCCATTATCAATTACACCCGTTCGTCATCGAAGCACTCGATGACGCCCGCATCACAAAACCGACCGATATCCAGTCACGGATTATCCCAGCTGCATTAAAGGGACGTGACATTATCGGTCAATCACAAACCGGAACAGGAAAAACGTTATCGTTTCTTCTTCCAATCGTTCAGAACGTTGATCCAAAGCTTCAAGAATTACAAGCGATTATTGTTGCGCCAACACGTGAACTCGCTTGGCAAATTCATGAGGAATTGAAATCATTACTCGTCAAGGAACCAGACTTCATCAAAACAAGTCTTATTACAGGTGGAATGGACCGCGAACGCCAAATTGGTCGTGTAAAAGTTTCACCACAAATCGTTATCGGGACACCGGGACGAATTTTAGATTTGTTTAAAGAACAAGCATTGAAGCCGCATTTCGTGAAGCACTACATCATCGATGAAGCGGATCAAATGCTCGATATGGGCTTCTTGCCGGAAGTTGACCGGATTGCTCAAGCTCTTCCTGAACAGCTTCAGATGATGGTCTTCTCAGCAACGATTCCTGAGAAATTGCAACCGTTTTTGAAAAAGTACATGAACAACCCGCGTTACGCTCATGTGGATCCAAAACAACAGACAGCGAAAAAAATCGTTCATCATACGATTCCAGTCAAGCACCGTGAACGTTCAGAACTAACATTGAAAGTCGCGAAAGCACTAAATCCGTATATCTGTCTAATCTTTACGAACACAAAAGCAGAAGCAATCGAAGTCGAAGCTTTGTTCTTAGAAGCAGGATTGAACGTTGGTTCTCTTCACGGAGATCTTCCGGCTCGTCGTCGTAAACAAGCAATCAAAGAAATTAATGATGCGAAGTATCAATATGTCATCGTGACGGACCTTGCTGCACGTGGAATTGATATTTCAGGTGTCTCACACGTCATCAACCACGGTATTCCGAAAGATTTAGACTTCTACGTCCACCGTGTCGGTCGGACAGGTCGTGTCGATCAGGATGGATTGGCATATACACTGTTTGAAGATCACGAGAACGGTATGATCAATCGTTTAGAAGACCGTGGCATTCAATTCACGAATGTTGACGTCAAAGGGACTCAAATAATGGAAGTTAAAGAACGTCGCCGTGCGAAACCGCATATGAAGACTGCTGTCTCGAAGACAGCGCATAGTCGTCTGTCTGGTGAAGCAGCAAAAGCGAAAAAACGCGTTAAACCAGGTTATAAGAAGAAACATCAATATAAGTTAAAAGAAACAGCAAAACGTGAACGCATCAAAGAACAACGTGGTGTCGGTCGCGCGCAACGTAAAGAAAACGCACGTAAATCAAAATAACATCGTCGATGACACCCGTGAAATGAAAAAACATTTTTCGGGTGTCTTGTCGTTTTCAAGATTTGGTACACTGATAAAAGAGAAAGGTGGAATAAGATATGAAAATAGGTTCACACGTCTCCGTTTCGGGGAAAAAAATGCTGTTAGGTGCAAGTGAGGAAGCAGCTTCTTATGGTGCAACGACAATGATGGTCTATACAGGAGCTCCTCAAAACACACGCCGTAAGCCGATGGAGGAGTTGCGGATTCCGGAAGCACTTCAACATATGAGTGCGAACGGAATTGAAGAAATCGTCGTACACGCGCCGTATATCATCAACTTAGGAAATACGACGAAACCAGAAACGTTCGAACTAGCGGTTTCGTTTTTAGCAGCTGAGATCAAACGAGCGGAAGCCTTAGAAAAAGCGCAGCATATCGTGTTACATCCAGGAGCTCACGTAGGTGCTGGAGAAGATGTTGGAATCAAACGCATCATTGAAGGACTCAATGAGGTATTGACTGGTGAAGAGAAGGTCAAGATTGCGCTTGAGACGATGGCTGGAAAAGGTTCTGAGATTGGAAAGACATTCGAGGAGCTTGCTCAAATTATCGAAGGTGTCACGCATCAAGATCGTCTATCTGTTTGTCTCGATACCTGTCACATTCATGATGCAGGATATGACATCGTGCATGACTTAGATGGTGTCCTCGAACAATTTGACCGGATCGTCGGACTTGATCGCCTTGGTGTCATTCACGTAAACGACTCGAAGAATGTCCGCGGCGCACGGAAGGACCGTCATGAAAACATCGGATTTGGTGAGATTGGATTTGATACATTACACCGTGTCGTACATCATCCTGCACTTGCCCATTTGCCAAAAATTTTAGAAACACCTTATATTGGTCTCGATCCAAAGAAAAAAGTCGCGCCATATAAAGAAGAAATCGATATGCTACGTTCTGGTGCGTTTGATGCGGATTGGCGTTTACCGATTCTAGGTGCACCGGCCGAATAAACTCATAAAGGGGTGTCTGTGATGTGTCATATCCTCGTCGTCGATGAGACAAGTTTCGCGATACGACAAGCTGTTGTCCACTATTATGAAACAAAGGAACCGTTTTACTTGCCGGGAGAACTGGCAGAGGGAGAAGAGGTGTTTCTTGCGACGAACGATGGAATCATTGCGTATGCAGAAGCCTTGTTTACGGAGTACACGACACGTCCAGAAGATCCGTTTTGGTTGACGGCTGCTGACGATTCAGAAGGATCATATGTGTGCCTTGACCTCATTAGTGTGGATTTACGTCATCCTTTACTCGGACGACCACTCAATCAACTTAATCTTAAATCAGGATCTGTAGAAGGGGTGTTTCGGACACGTCTGCTCGATTCGTGGCAGTATGGTTATTTTGAAACGGATGTTTTGACACTTGAACAAGCAAAACAACGTCGGAACGAGCGATTCAAGGAACGGAATCATCTAGAACAAGTGGCGGATCAATGCATTCATTGTGAAGAGACGCGACAGTCGTTACTCGAATGGCATTTGACACCAGAAGGATATCAGACCGTTTGTCCGACGTGTCATCGATGGTTGCATCAACAAATGCTACATGCGGTGGATACCGCTGCAGCGACGGAAGAAAATGAATAGAAGCTCTGCTTTTTCCTGATCTCGTTCAGGAAAAAGCAGAGCTTTTTTATTGAGACGTGCACATTGAAGTGATTCATTTGTTGAATTCCTATGTAACTGAGGAATCGATGGTGTTATAATCAGGAATGATAATTGTTATCAATGAATGGAAAGATAAATGGGGGAGCAGCTATGCTGGATTTAGCTACGGTTCCAATGAACCAACCTGTCGTAATGACCAATATGAATCAAATCGACGATCGATTGCGTCGGCGACTACTTGCGCTTGGTTTTTATGAAGGATGTCCAATCATCGTTCGACGAAAAGCCATATTTCAAGGTCCTATGACAATCGAACAGCAGGATCATCACCAAATGGTTGCTATCCGTCGGAGTGATGCGAAACGAATTGAGGTGTATATGCCATGACGACGCAACGCATTGCCTTGCTCGGAAATCCGAATACCGGAAAAACGTCTTTGTTCAATCGGCTGACGAATTCCTATGCACACGTCGGTAACTGGTCAGGTGTCACGGTGGATAAAAAAATCGGACAACTTCGAGGAAATCGTGGACAATTGATCGATCTACCTGGTGTGTATGATTTAGATCCATTGTCGGCAGATGAAGCAGTCGTTGCCCGATTTTTAATGGAGGATTCCTTTGACTCCATGATTAATATCATCGATGCTTCACAGCTCGAGCGTAATTTACAATTGACCGCGCAATTACTTGAAATCGGGAAGCCGCTGCAAATTGGTCTAAATATGATGGATGTAGCGGATCATCGCGGAATGAAAGTTGATCCAGTGCGGTTAGCAAACGTCTTACAAGTCGATGTTTTTCCGATCGTTGCTCGAACAGGTGACGGATGTGATGTATTATTGTCTTCCTTACAACAAAAACCACAGCCATTCCTTCATATCGACTATGGTTCTGACACCGAACAGGCGATTGAGGATATCCTCGAAATCGTCGACATGCCAGAAATTGAACGATGGATGGCTGTTCAATATTTAGCGGGAAATCGAGTTTTTGTAGACGTGCTCGAACAACGGACACCACAGATTGCGGTGATTCGTAAACAGTTAGAACAACAATTAGGTCGGTTCGTTCATGCCCACATCACAGAATGTCGCCGGCACTGGGCGGTGGCGACGAGAGCTGCTGTTGTCACAGAAGAACAGTCGGCAAAAACGAACTGGACAGAGCGGATTGACGCTATCGTCACACATCCAGTCTTAGGATTACCGATCTTCTTTGCAATTCTCTATCTCTTGTTTCATGTGACATTTAACTGGATTGGGTCTCCGATGTCGGACTTATTAGATGGATTCATCGCTGGACCATTGTCAAAAGGTCTTGTCAGTCTGTTGAGTACGCTTGGTGCATCACAGTTCATTCAAGATTTGCTTGTTGAAGGCGTAGTTGCTGGAGTCGGCGGTGTTCTTGTGTTCGTCCCACAAATCTTCGTCCTTTTCTTCTTCATTTCGTTTTTAGAGGACTCTGGTTATATGGCACGTGTCGCAATCGTCATGGACCGATTCATGCAAATGGTCGGCTTGAATGGGAAAAGTTTTATTCCAATGATCATTGGGTTCGGTTGTAATGTACCAGGAATCATGGCAGCACGTTCAGTAGAAGAAGAGCGAGAGCGCTTAGTGACGATCTTCATCTCACCGTTTATGTCTTGTTCCGCTCGCTTACCCATTTACGCTGTCTTTGCGGGTAGCTTCTTTGCTACGAATCAGGCACTGGTTGTCTTGTCGCTCTATATCCTTGGGATTGTATTGGCACTGATTGCAGCAAAGGTTTTTTCGAAAGTCTTAGCAGCAGAAGATGCAACAAGCTTGTTCTTAGTGGAACAACCTCCTTACCGGATTCCACAAGGCTTAACCTTATGGCGGAGTACATGGCAAAAGGGAAAAGGGTTTGTTCGAAAAGCAGGAACGTTCATCTTTGGTGGTTCGGTCGTCATTTGGTTACTTGCTTATACAGGACCAGGTGGATTAGACGTCAATATGAATGATAGTTTCCTAGCGATGATTGGTGGTGTGATTGCGACCGTTCTTGTACCGCTTGGGTTTGGAACATGGCAGGCGGGTGCTGCCCTCATTACCGGGTTTCTCGCGAAGGAAGTCGTCGTCTCAACCATGGCCATCATATACGCTGTCAATGAATCGGAGCTTGGTCGGCATATCGCGCAACAGTTCACACCACTCAGTGCGTATAGTTTCATGGTTTTCGTCTTACTCTATGTACCGTGCTTAGCGACTGTCGCTGTCATCCGACGCGAAGTCGGGAGCGCGAAATGGACGTGGATTGCTAGCTTATATGGCTTATTCGTTGCCTATGGGGTAGCGTTCATCATTTATCAAACAGGGCATTGGTTGGGATTCGCTTAAGGGGGGAGAACAGATGCATTTCATTGATATACTTATCGGACTGATCGTATTCGGATATGCTGGATTTTCACTTATTCGCTTTACGAAAAAAGCGAAAAAAGGGAAATGTGCGACGTGTGAAGTAGAGCCGACATGCGAGACAGCATGCGATGAGGTCAACTGGGATCGTGTGATCGCAGAAGCCTTAAAAAAATAATCAAAAACCGTTCTCTTTCTGCATGAAGCAGTCAGAGAACGGTTTTCCTTTGGATTAGAAAAAACGTTCCACGAGAAATAGATAAATTTTCATCCCGAGAAATACACCAAAAATCCCGACGATGGCTGGGAAAACAGGTGGGGCAGGAATCGGTAATTTCAGTGCGGTGAAAACGACGCCGCAGATAACGCCTGCTAGAAGAGATAATAAGATTTGCTGAAGCATACATGCCGTCCTTTCTGCTGTAAATCAGCATTTGAAGTAAAATACATATTAAAACATGACAAAAGTCATTTGGCATTTTGATCCAGAATGATTTTATCATCCTTCTTTTCGATTGTGATCCATTTTTGCGTCAATGGTGCTGCAAAACTTGGCTTCTGTTTTAGTTTGCTACTTGTATAGTCTTGAATCAGCAACTGTGATTCACAGCTCTGTTTTCCATCCTTCACGTAATGATAGGATCCGTCCGCTGCTTGTTCACGCGACTTGACGTTATCAGCAAGGGCGATTGCGAGACAATCTTTTAGATACTCTTTATGTTCTTCATCCATGATTGGGAACAAAATTTCAATCCGTTTTCGCATATTGCGTGTCATCCAGTCAGCGCTCGACCCATACATCAAATCCTGTCCGTTATGGTGGAAGTAAAAGATGCGCGAGTGCTCCAAATAACGATCGACGATTGAGATGACGCGAATGTTTTCTGAAACATCTGGAATACCAGGACGGAGACAACAGACACCACGAACGATAAGCTCAATTTTTACGCCAGCACGAGATGCCTTGTAAAGACGTAAAATGATGTCCTTCTCCGTTAAGCTATTCATTTTCGCAACGATGCGACCGTTTCCGTGTTTTTTATGATGATGAATCTCTTCATCAATCAAGGATAAAAATTTCTCAAGCATCGCATTTGGAGAAGTTTGAATGACATTCCATTCCGGTTGTTCTCCGTATCCAGATAACCAATTAAAAAAATTCGTCGCATCTTCGGCAATCTCTTCCCGAGCAGTTAATAATCCAACATCTGTATACAACTTAGCAGTTGAATCATTATAGTTACCGGTACCAAGGTGGACGAAGCGCTGAATCTTATCTTCGTGCAATCGGACGACGAGCGTAATCTTTGAGTGTGTCTTTAAATCACTGTATCCGTAAATGACATGGGCACCGACCTTTTCCAATTGTTTCGCCCATTCGATGTTTTTCGCCTCATCAAATCGTGCCTTAAGTTCAACGAGAACAGTAACTTGTTTGCCGTTTTCTGCTGCTGTTTTCAAGGCTTTAATAATCGGTGAGTCACCGGAAACACGGTACAATGTTTGTTTGATGGCAAGGACATTCGGGTCATTCGCTGCTTGGACGATAAACCGGACGATTGGATCAAACGTATGGTAAGGGTGATGAAGCAGATAGTCACGTTCTAGTAATTGATTGAACAGATTTTTTGAACTATCAAGTGCTGGTGGATCGACTGGCATGATGGTCTGATAAATCAAATGATCATATTCAATTCCGATTTGACTGTAGAAGGCAAAGGAGAACGTCAAATCGATTGGACCATCAACAGCAAAAATGTCGCGCTCCTGTAGATCAAGCACATCCCGTAACATATTTAGCAATTCGGTATTGATGGCCGCTTTTTGGACTTCGAGGCGAATCCCAACGCCCCAACGTCGTTTTTTTAATTCCTTTTCAATCAACTTCAATAAATCGTGCGTTCCTTCCTCGTGAAACGGAAGGTCGGCATTACGGGTGATCCGAAACGGCATGGCAGATAAGACACGATAACCTTTAAATAAACTGTCGATGAACGCGATAATGACGTCTTCAAGCAGGATGACAGCAGTTGTCTCTTCATCTTCAACCGGCAGATCAACGAACCGTGGCAACACACCCGGAACTTGTACAAGTGCTAAATTTCGTCTCGTCCCATCTTCTGCTTCAAGAACCGTTGCGATGTTGAGTGACTTTGAAGAAAGCATCGGGAACGGGCGATAGGCATCGACAGCAACAGGTGTGAGAACAGGAAAGACCTGTTCTCGGAAAAAAGATTTCACATACGTTGTCTGTTCCGAAGTGAGAGCGTCATATTTCAAGAATGTAATGCCCTCGTCTGCTAACGTCTGATTGATCGCCTGGAACGCTTCGTATTGTCGATCGACGAGTTCTTTCGTTTTCGTAGCAATTGCTCGTAATTGTTGTTTTGGTGTCATCTGTTGTTTGTTTTCTGGTTTATTGAATCCGGCAAGTACTTCGTCCTTCAAGCCTCCTACGCGAACCATATAGAATTCGTCTAAATTAGAGCTGAAGATTCCGAGAAACTTAAAGCGCTCCATCAACGGATTTCGGGTATCAAAGGCTTCGTCTAGTACACGTTTATTAAATTGAAGCCAGCTGAGCTCACGATTATTGAAATGCTCTGGTATGTCGAGTTTCATGAAGGAAGATCTCCTTTCGTTTCGAAAGTAATCGTCTGATCAATGATTCGCTCTAGGTGCTTCTTTTGTTTTTCAGCTTTTTCGACTTCGAATCCATAATCATGATCACCTGTATCGAGGACGAATCGGAGATGATCCTTCTCAACGAAAAGTTCCAGGTGATCGACGGCTTTTCGCTCCGTCACATCAAGCGCATGACTTAATTTGAGTAAAGAGCCCAGTAAGTCGAAGCGGTCCAGTGTCTTTTCGGTAAACCAGTCCTTAAATGGCTTCGCTAGTTGTTGCATACGTTTTGCTGAAGAATAAGAGCTGACGAGCGACAAGGCAACGCGGTCTTTATGCGTCATGCCGTTTAATTCGGTATTCGTCAAAAGGTAGAACGTCTGGTCCGATCGCGTATCTGGATTAATGTATTGCCCACAATAAAACAAGCGGCTTGCTGAATCGAGTAATCGTAGATCGGACGCACGTTCTGAAATCAGATCTAACGTAACAAGTTGTCGATACATTGACTTTGCAAGCGTACCAATATATGTTGCGCGATCTCGATTGACCTTATAATCGCTCTCAAGTTGATATAGACTCTGTTCACGTACATTCTCGATTCGACGATAGGCTTCATCCTGAACATCGAATTCATAGAGGAGACCTTCGCGAAGACCAAGATTGCTCATGACGAATTCTTCAGCCTCGATATGATGGGATAACTCTTGGATCGCAATGAGTGCAGGAAGAAAAATATCAATTCGATCCTTCGATAGCCCTTCAATTTTCGATAGCTGTTTTGCCGATTTTCCTTCAAGGTCGTCGACCATCTTCGCCAGTTCCTTTGCTTTGATTTGATATTGGTGAACGCTGCGAAGTGGATAGTCCTGATTCGACTGATGAATCCGGACGAAGTTTCGGGCAGAACCACCGACACCGACTAATGGTAGTTTTTTATCACTCAGCCAAGGAATCGATTCGAATTGTTCACGTAAAAATTTCACCAACTTTTTCTTATCACTACCGCTTAGTGTCTCATCCGAAACAAATTGCCGTGTTAAGGTGACAGCGCCAAACGGAAAGCTGTGATAGGCAACCATTTCGCGATTCTCGATTAAGGTGACTTCCATGGAACCACCACCGATATCAACAGAAAAACCATCCGTCAAGAAGGTCGAGTTAATAATGGCAAAGTAGCCATAGTATGCTTCTTGTTCATCTGTTAAAACTTGAATAGAGAAGGGTGTATTGTCCGTAACAGCAGCAACGATTGTTTCACGATTCGTCGCATTACGGATTGCTGCTGTTGCGACACAGATCGTTTCTTCAACTTCATGTGTGACACCGACCTCGTAAAATCGTTTTAACGTTTCTTCGAGTAACCTGATGCCTTCATCGTCGAGTGCTCCATCTTCATTGATATGAGCGGATAATCGAGCGACGACTTTAATATTAATCTTCTCGATGTAACGACCAGAAGCGATCGGATGGAAGATGACATAACGAATCGAGTTGGAACCGATATCGATGACTGCAAGTTCTTGTTTCAAATGACTCCGACTCCTCTCTGCGATGCGTGCATTAAAAGAATTCCCTCTCTGAACAAGCTAAAAACAGCTAGCTTCTTTCTTTATTGTACCTTGATTTTTTTCATAGGAGGATAGGAAGTTGTCAGAGTTGCACCGATAATTAGCGAACGCTATAATAAGACAGTTGATTAAGACGTAATTATTCCGTTTTACGAAAACGGAAGGAGTGAAAATAAATGGAAACACCAATCATCGAGATCGATCAAGTCAGTTATGACTATCCGGATCGTCGAGTTTTGAATCAAGTCTCGTTTCAGGTCCAGCAAGGGCAATTTTTGGCCATCGTAGGGGAAAATGGATCAGGGAAATCGACGCTGATTAAATGTATCTTAGGCTTATTGCAACCGAAAGGAACGATTCGTTTATTCGGACAATCCCAATCGCAATTTAATGAATGGTGGCGAATTAGCTATGTCTCACAAAAAGCGGCATCGTTCAACTCGGGTTTTCCAGTAACTGTCGCAGAAGTCGTCGAAATGGGACTTTACGCAAAAAAAGGACTCTTTCGCCGCTTGTCTCGTGATGATCGAGACAAAGTACGGACTGCCCTGGAAACGGTCGGGATGTGGGAACGTCGGGATTCGAAAGTCGGCGATCTATCTGGTGGACAACAGCAACGGGTCTTCATCGCGCGAGCACTCGTCAATGACCCCGATTTAATGATCTTAGATGAACCAACTGTTGGTGTCGATCAACGATACGTAAAAGAATTCTATGAAATTCTAGAAGAACTCCGTCGGGATAAACGTCGGACATTCGTTCTTGTTACGCACGATATCCACTTCGTCAGTAAACTCGTTACGGATGTGATCCATTTAGTTGATGGACGCTTAGGTTGTAACTGTGGGATTAAAGAATACTGGGAACTGGATGAACAGACGATTCGATCACTCTATCCGGTTCCGGGACGCGTTCTCGTTCATGAAGGGAAGAGTGTCCAATGATTGAAGCATTCATGACCTTAAAGTTTTTACAATATGCCTTAGTGGCTGCTATTCTGATCGGATTTACGGCACCATTGATCGGGTCATTCGTCGTCGTCCGACGAATGAGCTTGATCGCAGACGCGTTGTCGCACGTCACGTTAGCAGGGATTGCGCTCAGTCTATTGATCTCTGGAATGGTCGCGCAACTAGCAGATTTAAATCCACTGTATCTAGGGATCGTCACGTCTGTCATCGCGGCATTGACGATCGATTGGTTACGTGCGAAATATAAGCACTTTCAAGAACTTGCGATTCCAATCATCATGGCAACAGGGATGGGGCTTGGTGCGACGTTCATCAGTCTCGCGAATGGATTTTCAATGGACCTTGTCTCATTCTTATTCGGTACGGTCTCGGCTGTTGCTCTGACGGATGTCTACACAATCCTAGCTGTGACAATCGTAGTCGTTATCTTCGTCTTCGCCTTTTATAAGGAGTTGTTGTTTCTATCATTTGACGAGGAGCAGGCACGAGTCTCCGGGATCCGTCTCCGATTGGTGCATATTCTCTTCATGATCGTCGTTGCACTTGTCATTGCGATTAGTATGCGGATTGTTGGGATTTTACTTGTTTCGAGCTTAATTACGTTGCCAGTTGCAGCAGCACTTCGAATCGCCAAAAGTTTTAAGACGACAATCTTTTTGGCTATCGTCTTCGGTGAAGTTGCGACCGTACTTGGACTCATTCTGGCCTATCAGTTTGATTTAGCACCAGGTGGAATGATCGTCTTGCTGGCAGTATTTGAACTGATTATCGTCATGCTTTTGGAACGTTTTTGGATAGGAGGGAAAACACATGAAGACGAACATCGAACAAGCGCGTGAGCGAATGAAGGCTTCCGGGTTTAAAATGACACCGAAGCGTCTCGATTTGTTATCGTATCTGTTTGAAGTGAATCGTTATGTCAGTGCTCGGGAAGTGGCGGAAGCGCTCCGGACATCTCATCCTTCATTAAGTTATGATACGATTTATCGAAACTTGAATGATTTTTCGGGGATCGATCTATTAGAAGTAACGGAATTAGATGGAGAAATGAAATACCGAGCAGCCTGTGCTTCAGGACACCATCATCACCACTTGATTTGTCGAATCTGTGGTAAAACGGAGACATTGAATGTTTGTCCAATGGAGTGGATTTCTCCAGTCCAAGAGACTGGTTTTGAAGTTGAAGATCATAAATTTGAAATCTATGGACGCTGTGCGAATTGTCAACGTATGACGTCTTAACTAGAAGAGAATGTCCACTCGGGCGTTCTCTTTTTTCGTTTTGTAAGACTAGTCCTGTTCAAAACGGGAATAGTCGAACAGAGGTGATGAGAAGATGATTTATGATGCGCAGGAAGCCCGACAAATCGATGAGTGGGCGCGGACATCTGGACTGCCACTTGAAGTGTTGATGGAACGAGCGGGAACTCAAATCGCAACACGTATCAAGGACCGTCATACGAAGACAGATCGAATCTTGATTTTAAGTGGAACAGGCAATAACGGTGGGGACGGTTATGTAATCGGTCGCGAACTTTTACGCGACGGTTTTGATGTCACGCTATTCGCACCATTTGGAGAGAGTCGTTCTGATACTTCAACTATCCATGTCCGTTATGCAGAAGCATTCGGACTCGTAACGGAACAGCCATGCGGTCAGTACGACGTTATTTTAGATGCGTTGTATGGAACTGGATTTGATCCAGAGCGCATGAATCAAGTTTTTATAACGCAATGTGAATACGTATCGGAACAAAAACGGCAAGGGGCATACGTTTATGCGGTAGACGTTCCGAGCGGTGTTCCGACCGATCATGCGAAGGAATTCAAGGACATCGCGATTCAGTCCGATGTGACGTTTCAACTGCATGCAGCGAAACGATCTGCTTTTTTATTACGGACCGCTCCCTTTTATGGAAAGTTAGAAACGATTGACATCGGATTACCGACGTTTGGCGAGTGGCATTTATCCACAGCGGATTTGACGGCATTGTTCAAGAGGGAACGGTACGGTCATAAAGGGACGTATGGGACGGCATTATTGATTGGTGGAAGCGATACGATGCCAGGATCGATTCAACTCTCGACAAGGGCAGCCTTACGAACGGGTGTCGGAAAA contains:
- a CDS encoding sugar ABC transporter substrate-binding protein yields the protein MKFNKAWLFILVVWISSVLIISNMFVNPDSSPRRHLIGFTIVNDKHEFAQRLVDAFKAQAKVNKYDAVVATSHNSRINEREQIEEFIRMKVDAIFVTTLDDVYIAESLEKAAKENIPVFAIDRLIHSDAVVSSITSNNQLIGEQLASFIKHERIKQTGQATANIIEVAGTTNVNTTNERHRGFMTGLEREPNLKIVESVNGDYDPVTSERVMTQVIESGISFDAVYCHNDDIALGVLEALKKAGIKGKIVVGIDGNRAILEAVDMKSMDATVVQSADEMMKVAFSALKLHTKNKKIPTRFYTYSYLYDGSRPITMLN
- a CDS encoding DEAD/DEAH box helicase; protein product: MNGFSHYQLHPFVIEALDDARITKPTDIQSRIIPAALKGRDIIGQSQTGTGKTLSFLLPIVQNVDPKLQELQAIIVAPTRELAWQIHEELKSLLVKEPDFIKTSLITGGMDRERQIGRVKVSPQIVIGTPGRILDLFKEQALKPHFVKHYIIDEADQMLDMGFLPEVDRIAQALPEQLQMMVFSATIPEKLQPFLKKYMNNPRYAHVDPKQQTAKKIVHHTIPVKHRERSELTLKVAKALNPYICLIFTNTKAEAIEVEALFLEAGLNVGSLHGDLPARRRKQAIKEINDAKYQYVIVTDLAARGIDISGVSHVINHGIPKDLDFYVHRVGRTGRVDQDGLAYTLFEDHENGMINRLEDRGIQFTNVDVKGTQIMEVKERRRAKPHMKTAVSKTAHSRLSGEAAKAKKRVKPGYKKKHQYKLKETAKRERIKEQRGVGRAQRKENARKSK
- a CDS encoding deoxyribonuclease IV, whose translation is MKIGSHVSVSGKKMLLGASEEAASYGATTMMVYTGAPQNTRRKPMEELRIPEALQHMSANGIEEIVVHAPYIINLGNTTKPETFELAVSFLAAEIKRAEALEKAQHIVLHPGAHVGAGEDVGIKRIIEGLNEVLTGEEKVKIALETMAGKGSEIGKTFEELAQIIEGVTHQDRLSVCLDTCHIHDAGYDIVHDLDGVLEQFDRIVGLDRLGVIHVNDSKNVRGARKDRHENIGFGEIGFDTLHRVVHHPALAHLPKILETPYIGLDPKKKVAPYKEEIDMLRSGAFDADWRLPILGAPAE
- a CDS encoding FeoA family protein, which encodes MLDLATVPMNQPVVMTNMNQIDDRLRRRLLALGFYEGCPIIVRRKAIFQGPMTIEQQDHHQMVAIRRSDAKRIEVYMP
- the feoB gene encoding ferrous iron transport protein B, encoding MTTQRIALLGNPNTGKTSLFNRLTNSYAHVGNWSGVTVDKKIGQLRGNRGQLIDLPGVYDLDPLSADEAVVARFLMEDSFDSMINIIDASQLERNLQLTAQLLEIGKPLQIGLNMMDVADHRGMKVDPVRLANVLQVDVFPIVARTGDGCDVLLSSLQQKPQPFLHIDYGSDTEQAIEDILEIVDMPEIERWMAVQYLAGNRVFVDVLEQRTPQIAVIRKQLEQQLGRFVHAHITECRRHWAVATRAAVVTEEQSAKTNWTERIDAIVTHPVLGLPIFFAILYLLFHVTFNWIGSPMSDLLDGFIAGPLSKGLVSLLSTLGASQFIQDLLVEGVVAGVGGVLVFVPQIFVLFFFISFLEDSGYMARVAIVMDRFMQMVGLNGKSFIPMIIGFGCNVPGIMAARSVEEERERLVTIFISPFMSCSARLPIYAVFAGSFFATNQALVVLSLYILGIVLALIAAKVFSKVLAAEDATSLFLVEQPPYRIPQGLTLWRSTWQKGKGFVRKAGTFIFGGSVVIWLLAYTGPGGLDVNMNDSFLAMIGGVIATVLVPLGFGTWQAGAALITGFLAKEVVVSTMAIIYAVNESELGRHIAQQFTPLSAYSFMVFVLLYVPCLATVAVIRREVGSAKWTWIASLYGLFVAYGVAFIIYQTGHWLGFA
- a CDS encoding FeoB-associated Cys-rich membrane protein, translated to MHFIDILIGLIVFGYAGFSLIRFTKKAKKGKCATCEVEPTCETACDEVNWDRVIAEALKK
- a CDS encoding XapX domain-containing protein — encoded protein: MLQQILLSLLAGVICGVVFTALKLPIPAPPVFPAIVGIFGVFLGMKIYLFLVERFF